From Trichoplusia ni isolate ovarian cell line Hi5 chromosome 8, tn1, whole genome shotgun sequence, one genomic window encodes:
- the LOC113496817 gene encoding sodium/hydrogen exchanger 7 isoform X2: MNLFLSSVSFILYLVAVCQASGTDIALDAKATLLHRIDSLNLLIYTCLLTLTVLTIWVFKHRRVSWLHETGLAVIYGLIVGAIIRYAGSTNQVTYINVHPAPETKYNLSVPPDMLRLHFPDKMQVSSGDAPVPNKTYAYSFRGEIVNVEQNEIDLKATFDPEIFFNIILPPIIFHAGYCLKRKYFFRNLGAILTFAMVGTALSALVIGALMYGCVQLMPESLATSFTFLDTLYFGALISPTDPLTVLAIFSQLKVDVNLYAMIFGESVLNDAVALVLSGAIQNYELRYSNDGGFEITAFLGAIGDFIGIFSLSLLVGALIGCLTALMTKFTHVREWPLLESALFVLTSYAAFLIAEVCELTGVVAVLFCGICQAHYTYNNLSSDSRNRTKQLFELLNFLAENFIFTYIGVSMFTFPKHHFDPWFIIAGFVTSTLGRAVNIYPLSFLLNLGRNPPIPMNFQHMLFFSGLRGAMSFALAIRNTVSEARQAMLTTTSLIVIATVVLQGGAATHALAYLRIPTGEGGNDESDALPYRDVRSLYQATDVAGSPADIGFGLRNMDSSQPASCDRATDTPRDRGDGVSGQKARLARLWGAVDSKLLKPLLTHARPPLTETLPAFLRPLARVLTTTHQYTQGDNSLRRTDSDSDLCIDDQHAVPTSIDPQLSINVRNGYGHV, encoded by the exons ATGAATTTGTTTCTGAGTTCcgtgtcatttattttgtatttggtgGCAGTATGTCAAGCTTCAGGAACAGATATTGCGCTGGACGCAAAAGCAACACTTCTACATCGGATAGACAGCTTAAATCTGCTAATTTATACCTGTCTTTTAACTCTGACTGTGTTAACTATATGGGTATTTAAACATCGCCGTGTGAGCTGGCTCCATGAAACAGGACTCGCTGTTATATATg GTTTAATAGTAGGGGCAATAATTCGCTATGCGGGCAGTACAAACCAAGTTACGTACATCAATGTGCATCCAGCACCAGAGACAAAGTACAACCTGTCTGTTCCACCAGACATGTTACGTCTGCACTTCCCGGACAAGATGCAGGTGTCATCTGGAG atGCTCCAGTGCCTAACAAGACTTATGCCTATAGCTTTAGAGGTGAAATAGTGAATGTGGAACAAAATGAGATAGATCTGAAAGCTACATTTGATCCTgagatatttttcaatataattttaccaCCTATTATATTCCATGCTGGATATTGCCTGAAAAGG aaatATTTCTTCCGCAACCTTGGCGCCATATTAACATTTGCGATGGTCGGCACAGCGCTATCTGCGCTGGTGATCGGAGCCCTTATGTACGGCTGTGTGCAACTGATGCCGGAGTCCCTAGCCACAAGTTTCACCTTCCTAGATACCCTGTACTTTGGTGCTCTCATCTCGCCGACCGATCCCCTGACAGTACTCGCCATCTTCTCACAATTAAAG GTGGATGTGAATTTGTATGCAATGATATTCGGCGAAAGTGTCCTCAATGATGCGGTGGCTTTAGTACTTAGCGG AGCCATTCAAAACTACGAGCTGAGATACTCGAATGATGGCGGGTTTGAGATCACCGCGTTCCTCGGAGCGATTGGAGATTTTATTGGGATCTTCAGTTTGTCACTGCTCGTTGGTGCTCTAATTGGATGTTTAACGGCTTTG ATGACGAAGTTCACTCACGTTCGAGAGTGGCCGCTCCTCGAGTCAGCGCTCTTCGTGCTGACTTCGTACGCTGCCTTCCTTATTGCTGAAGTCTGCGAGCTAACAG GTGTGGTAGCGGTATTATTCTGCGGTATATGCCAGGCGCACTACACTTACAACAATCTCTCGTCGGACTCCCGGAACCGCACGAAGCAACTCTTCGAACTGCTCAACTTCCTGGCTGAGAACTTCATCTTTACGTACATCGGCGTGTCAATGTTCACCTTCCCTAAGCATCACTTTGACCCGTGGTTTATCATAGCTGGTTTT GTAACATCAACACTCGGTCGCGCCGTCAACATCTACCCGCTCTCGTTCCTCCTCAACCTAGGACGCAACCCACCGATACCCATGAACTTCCAACACATGCTATTCTTCTCAG GTCTGCGTGGAGCGATGTCATTTGCTCTAGCCATCCGCAACACGGTATCGGAAGCGCGGCAAGCTATGCTGACGACCACATCTCTGATAGTCATAGCGACCGTCGTGCTGCAGGGAGGCGCCGCTACACACGCGCTTGCATATCTACGTATACCTACTGG GGAAGGAGGAAACGATGAGAGCGATGCGCTTCCCTACAGAGATGTCAGAAGT CTCTACCAGGCCACGGACGTTGCTGGATCG CCCGCTGACATAGGTTTCGGCCTCCGTAACATGGACTCATCGCAACCGGCCAGTTGCGACAGGGCAACA GATACGCCCCGCGACCGCGGCGACGGTGTCAGCGGCCAGAAGGCTCGTCTAGCGCGGCTGTGGGGAGCGGTTGACTCCAAACTTCTGAAACCGCTACTCACGCACGCGCGCCCACCCCTCACTGAGACACTACCAGCGTTCCTGAGGCCCTTAGCAAGAGTGCTCACAACTACACATCAGTATACCCAAGGG GATAACAGTTTGCGCAGGACCGACTCAGATTCAGATCTGTGCATTGACGATCAACATGCAGTTCCTACGAGCATTGACCCGCAG CTATCGATTAACGTTCGGAATGGATATGGGCATGTTTGA
- the LOC113496817 gene encoding sodium/hydrogen exchanger 7 isoform X3: MNLFLSSVSFILYLVAVCQASGTDIALDAKATLLHRIDSLNLLIYTCLLTLTVLTIWVFKHRRVSWLHETGLAVIYGLIVGAIIRYAGSTNQVTYINVHPAPETKYNLSVPPDMLRLHFPDKMQVSSGDAPVPNKTYAYSFRGEIVNVEQNEIDLKATFDPEIFFNIILPPIIFHAGYCLKRKYFFRNLGAILTFAMVGTALSALVIGALMYGCVQLMPESLATSFTFLDTLYFGALISPTDPLTVLAIFSQLKVDVNLYAMIFGESVLNDAVALVLSGAIQNYELRYSNDGGFEITAFLGAIGDFIGIFSLSLLVGALIGCLTALMTKFTHVREWPLLESALFVLTSYAAFLIAEVCELTGVVAVLFCGICQAHYTYNNLSSDSRNRTKQLFELLNFLAENFIFTYIGVSMFTFPKHHFDPWFIIAGFVTSTLGRAVNIYPLSFLLNLGRNPPIPMNFQHMLFFSGLRGAMSFALAIRNTVSEARQAMLTTTSLIVIATVVLQGGAATHALAYLRIPTGEGGNDESDALPYRDVRSRGRMVVKWANGAKEVIMPWGLNGIEDTPRDRGDGVSGQKARLARLWGAVDSKLLKPLLTHARPPLTETLPAFLRPLARVLTTTHQYTQGDNSLRRTDSDSDLCIDDQHAVPTSIDPQLSINVRNGYGHV, from the exons ATGAATTTGTTTCTGAGTTCcgtgtcatttattttgtatttggtgGCAGTATGTCAAGCTTCAGGAACAGATATTGCGCTGGACGCAAAAGCAACACTTCTACATCGGATAGACAGCTTAAATCTGCTAATTTATACCTGTCTTTTAACTCTGACTGTGTTAACTATATGGGTATTTAAACATCGCCGTGTGAGCTGGCTCCATGAAACAGGACTCGCTGTTATATATg GTTTAATAGTAGGGGCAATAATTCGCTATGCGGGCAGTACAAACCAAGTTACGTACATCAATGTGCATCCAGCACCAGAGACAAAGTACAACCTGTCTGTTCCACCAGACATGTTACGTCTGCACTTCCCGGACAAGATGCAGGTGTCATCTGGAG atGCTCCAGTGCCTAACAAGACTTATGCCTATAGCTTTAGAGGTGAAATAGTGAATGTGGAACAAAATGAGATAGATCTGAAAGCTACATTTGATCCTgagatatttttcaatataattttaccaCCTATTATATTCCATGCTGGATATTGCCTGAAAAGG aaatATTTCTTCCGCAACCTTGGCGCCATATTAACATTTGCGATGGTCGGCACAGCGCTATCTGCGCTGGTGATCGGAGCCCTTATGTACGGCTGTGTGCAACTGATGCCGGAGTCCCTAGCCACAAGTTTCACCTTCCTAGATACCCTGTACTTTGGTGCTCTCATCTCGCCGACCGATCCCCTGACAGTACTCGCCATCTTCTCACAATTAAAG GTGGATGTGAATTTGTATGCAATGATATTCGGCGAAAGTGTCCTCAATGATGCGGTGGCTTTAGTACTTAGCGG AGCCATTCAAAACTACGAGCTGAGATACTCGAATGATGGCGGGTTTGAGATCACCGCGTTCCTCGGAGCGATTGGAGATTTTATTGGGATCTTCAGTTTGTCACTGCTCGTTGGTGCTCTAATTGGATGTTTAACGGCTTTG ATGACGAAGTTCACTCACGTTCGAGAGTGGCCGCTCCTCGAGTCAGCGCTCTTCGTGCTGACTTCGTACGCTGCCTTCCTTATTGCTGAAGTCTGCGAGCTAACAG GTGTGGTAGCGGTATTATTCTGCGGTATATGCCAGGCGCACTACACTTACAACAATCTCTCGTCGGACTCCCGGAACCGCACGAAGCAACTCTTCGAACTGCTCAACTTCCTGGCTGAGAACTTCATCTTTACGTACATCGGCGTGTCAATGTTCACCTTCCCTAAGCATCACTTTGACCCGTGGTTTATCATAGCTGGTTTT GTAACATCAACACTCGGTCGCGCCGTCAACATCTACCCGCTCTCGTTCCTCCTCAACCTAGGACGCAACCCACCGATACCCATGAACTTCCAACACATGCTATTCTTCTCAG GTCTGCGTGGAGCGATGTCATTTGCTCTAGCCATCCGCAACACGGTATCGGAAGCGCGGCAAGCTATGCTGACGACCACATCTCTGATAGTCATAGCGACCGTCGTGCTGCAGGGAGGCGCCGCTACACACGCGCTTGCATATCTACGTATACCTACTGG GGAAGGAGGAAACGATGAGAGCGATGCGCTTCCCTACAGAGATGTCAGAAGT aGAGGCCGCATGGTAGTTAAGTGGGCTAATGGCGCGAAGGAAGTGATTATGCCTTGGGGACTAAACGGTATCGAA GATACGCCCCGCGACCGCGGCGACGGTGTCAGCGGCCAGAAGGCTCGTCTAGCGCGGCTGTGGGGAGCGGTTGACTCCAAACTTCTGAAACCGCTACTCACGCACGCGCGCCCACCCCTCACTGAGACACTACCAGCGTTCCTGAGGCCCTTAGCAAGAGTGCTCACAACTACACATCAGTATACCCAAGGG GATAACAGTTTGCGCAGGACCGACTCAGATTCAGATCTGTGCATTGACGATCAACATGCAGTTCCTACGAGCATTGACCCGCAG CTATCGATTAACGTTCGGAATGGATATGGGCATGTTTGA
- the LOC113496817 gene encoding sodium/hydrogen exchanger 7 isoform X5, with amino-acid sequence MNLFLSSVSFILYLVAVCQASGTDIALDAKATLLHRIDSLNLLIYTCLLTLTVLTIWVFKHRRVSWLHETGLAVIYGLIVGAIIRYAGSTNQVTYINVHPAPETKYNLSVPPDMLRLHFPDKMQVSSGDAPVPNKTYAYSFRGEIVNVEQNEIDLKATFDPEIFFNIILPPIIFHAGYCLKRKYFFRNLGAILTFAMVGTALSALVIGALMYGCVQLMPESLATSFTFLDTLYFGALISPTDPLTVLAIFSQLKVDVNLYAMIFGESVLNDAVALVLSGAIQNYELRYSNDGGFEITAFLGAIGDFIGIFSLSLLVGALIGCLTALMTKFTHVREWPLLESALFVLTSYAAFLIAEVCELTGVVAVLFCGICQAHYTYNNLSSDSRNRTKQLFELLNFLAENFIFTYIGVSMFTFPKHHFDPWFIIAGFVTSTLGRAVNIYPLSFLLNLGRNPPIPMNFQHMLFFSGLRGAMSFALAIRNTVSEARQAMLTTTSLIVIATVVLQGGAATHALAYLRIPTGEGGNDESDALPYRDVRSLYQATDVAGSDTPRDRGDGVSGQKARLARLWGAVDSKLLKPLLTHARPPLTETLPAFLRPLARVLTTTHQYTQGDNSLRRTDSDSDLCIDDQHAVPTSIDPQLSINVRNGYGHV; translated from the exons ATGAATTTGTTTCTGAGTTCcgtgtcatttattttgtatttggtgGCAGTATGTCAAGCTTCAGGAACAGATATTGCGCTGGACGCAAAAGCAACACTTCTACATCGGATAGACAGCTTAAATCTGCTAATTTATACCTGTCTTTTAACTCTGACTGTGTTAACTATATGGGTATTTAAACATCGCCGTGTGAGCTGGCTCCATGAAACAGGACTCGCTGTTATATATg GTTTAATAGTAGGGGCAATAATTCGCTATGCGGGCAGTACAAACCAAGTTACGTACATCAATGTGCATCCAGCACCAGAGACAAAGTACAACCTGTCTGTTCCACCAGACATGTTACGTCTGCACTTCCCGGACAAGATGCAGGTGTCATCTGGAG atGCTCCAGTGCCTAACAAGACTTATGCCTATAGCTTTAGAGGTGAAATAGTGAATGTGGAACAAAATGAGATAGATCTGAAAGCTACATTTGATCCTgagatatttttcaatataattttaccaCCTATTATATTCCATGCTGGATATTGCCTGAAAAGG aaatATTTCTTCCGCAACCTTGGCGCCATATTAACATTTGCGATGGTCGGCACAGCGCTATCTGCGCTGGTGATCGGAGCCCTTATGTACGGCTGTGTGCAACTGATGCCGGAGTCCCTAGCCACAAGTTTCACCTTCCTAGATACCCTGTACTTTGGTGCTCTCATCTCGCCGACCGATCCCCTGACAGTACTCGCCATCTTCTCACAATTAAAG GTGGATGTGAATTTGTATGCAATGATATTCGGCGAAAGTGTCCTCAATGATGCGGTGGCTTTAGTACTTAGCGG AGCCATTCAAAACTACGAGCTGAGATACTCGAATGATGGCGGGTTTGAGATCACCGCGTTCCTCGGAGCGATTGGAGATTTTATTGGGATCTTCAGTTTGTCACTGCTCGTTGGTGCTCTAATTGGATGTTTAACGGCTTTG ATGACGAAGTTCACTCACGTTCGAGAGTGGCCGCTCCTCGAGTCAGCGCTCTTCGTGCTGACTTCGTACGCTGCCTTCCTTATTGCTGAAGTCTGCGAGCTAACAG GTGTGGTAGCGGTATTATTCTGCGGTATATGCCAGGCGCACTACACTTACAACAATCTCTCGTCGGACTCCCGGAACCGCACGAAGCAACTCTTCGAACTGCTCAACTTCCTGGCTGAGAACTTCATCTTTACGTACATCGGCGTGTCAATGTTCACCTTCCCTAAGCATCACTTTGACCCGTGGTTTATCATAGCTGGTTTT GTAACATCAACACTCGGTCGCGCCGTCAACATCTACCCGCTCTCGTTCCTCCTCAACCTAGGACGCAACCCACCGATACCCATGAACTTCCAACACATGCTATTCTTCTCAG GTCTGCGTGGAGCGATGTCATTTGCTCTAGCCATCCGCAACACGGTATCGGAAGCGCGGCAAGCTATGCTGACGACCACATCTCTGATAGTCATAGCGACCGTCGTGCTGCAGGGAGGCGCCGCTACACACGCGCTTGCATATCTACGTATACCTACTGG GGAAGGAGGAAACGATGAGAGCGATGCGCTTCCCTACAGAGATGTCAGAAGT CTCTACCAGGCCACGGACGTTGCTGGATCG GATACGCCCCGCGACCGCGGCGACGGTGTCAGCGGCCAGAAGGCTCGTCTAGCGCGGCTGTGGGGAGCGGTTGACTCCAAACTTCTGAAACCGCTACTCACGCACGCGCGCCCACCCCTCACTGAGACACTACCAGCGTTCCTGAGGCCCTTAGCAAGAGTGCTCACAACTACACATCAGTATACCCAAGGG GATAACAGTTTGCGCAGGACCGACTCAGATTCAGATCTGTGCATTGACGATCAACATGCAGTTCCTACGAGCATTGACCCGCAG CTATCGATTAACGTTCGGAATGGATATGGGCATGTTTGA
- the LOC113496817 gene encoding sodium/hydrogen exchanger 7 isoform X1: protein MNLFLSSVSFILYLVAVCQASGTDIALDAKATLLHRIDSLNLLIYTCLLTLTVLTIWVFKHRRVSWLHETGLAVIYGLIVGAIIRYAGSTNQVTYINVHPAPETKYNLSVPPDMLRLHFPDKMQVSSGDAPVPNKTYAYSFRGEIVNVEQNEIDLKATFDPEIFFNIILPPIIFHAGYCLKRKYFFRNLGAILTFAMVGTALSALVIGALMYGCVQLMPESLATSFTFLDTLYFGALISPTDPLTVLAIFSQLKVDVNLYAMIFGESVLNDAVALVLSGAIQNYELRYSNDGGFEITAFLGAIGDFIGIFSLSLLVGALIGCLTALMTKFTHVREWPLLESALFVLTSYAAFLIAEVCELTGVVAVLFCGICQAHYTYNNLSSDSRNRTKQLFELLNFLAENFIFTYIGVSMFTFPKHHFDPWFIIAGFVTSTLGRAVNIYPLSFLLNLGRNPPIPMNFQHMLFFSGLRGAMSFALAIRNTVSEARQAMLTTTSLIVIATVVLQGGAATHALAYLRIPTGEGGNDESDALPYRDVRSLYQATDVAGSRGRMVVKWANGAKEVIMPWGLNGIEDTPRDRGDGVSGQKARLARLWGAVDSKLLKPLLTHARPPLTETLPAFLRPLARVLTTTHQYTQGDNSLRRTDSDSDLCIDDQHAVPTSIDPQLSINVRNGYGHV, encoded by the exons ATGAATTTGTTTCTGAGTTCcgtgtcatttattttgtatttggtgGCAGTATGTCAAGCTTCAGGAACAGATATTGCGCTGGACGCAAAAGCAACACTTCTACATCGGATAGACAGCTTAAATCTGCTAATTTATACCTGTCTTTTAACTCTGACTGTGTTAACTATATGGGTATTTAAACATCGCCGTGTGAGCTGGCTCCATGAAACAGGACTCGCTGTTATATATg GTTTAATAGTAGGGGCAATAATTCGCTATGCGGGCAGTACAAACCAAGTTACGTACATCAATGTGCATCCAGCACCAGAGACAAAGTACAACCTGTCTGTTCCACCAGACATGTTACGTCTGCACTTCCCGGACAAGATGCAGGTGTCATCTGGAG atGCTCCAGTGCCTAACAAGACTTATGCCTATAGCTTTAGAGGTGAAATAGTGAATGTGGAACAAAATGAGATAGATCTGAAAGCTACATTTGATCCTgagatatttttcaatataattttaccaCCTATTATATTCCATGCTGGATATTGCCTGAAAAGG aaatATTTCTTCCGCAACCTTGGCGCCATATTAACATTTGCGATGGTCGGCACAGCGCTATCTGCGCTGGTGATCGGAGCCCTTATGTACGGCTGTGTGCAACTGATGCCGGAGTCCCTAGCCACAAGTTTCACCTTCCTAGATACCCTGTACTTTGGTGCTCTCATCTCGCCGACCGATCCCCTGACAGTACTCGCCATCTTCTCACAATTAAAG GTGGATGTGAATTTGTATGCAATGATATTCGGCGAAAGTGTCCTCAATGATGCGGTGGCTTTAGTACTTAGCGG AGCCATTCAAAACTACGAGCTGAGATACTCGAATGATGGCGGGTTTGAGATCACCGCGTTCCTCGGAGCGATTGGAGATTTTATTGGGATCTTCAGTTTGTCACTGCTCGTTGGTGCTCTAATTGGATGTTTAACGGCTTTG ATGACGAAGTTCACTCACGTTCGAGAGTGGCCGCTCCTCGAGTCAGCGCTCTTCGTGCTGACTTCGTACGCTGCCTTCCTTATTGCTGAAGTCTGCGAGCTAACAG GTGTGGTAGCGGTATTATTCTGCGGTATATGCCAGGCGCACTACACTTACAACAATCTCTCGTCGGACTCCCGGAACCGCACGAAGCAACTCTTCGAACTGCTCAACTTCCTGGCTGAGAACTTCATCTTTACGTACATCGGCGTGTCAATGTTCACCTTCCCTAAGCATCACTTTGACCCGTGGTTTATCATAGCTGGTTTT GTAACATCAACACTCGGTCGCGCCGTCAACATCTACCCGCTCTCGTTCCTCCTCAACCTAGGACGCAACCCACCGATACCCATGAACTTCCAACACATGCTATTCTTCTCAG GTCTGCGTGGAGCGATGTCATTTGCTCTAGCCATCCGCAACACGGTATCGGAAGCGCGGCAAGCTATGCTGACGACCACATCTCTGATAGTCATAGCGACCGTCGTGCTGCAGGGAGGCGCCGCTACACACGCGCTTGCATATCTACGTATACCTACTGG GGAAGGAGGAAACGATGAGAGCGATGCGCTTCCCTACAGAGATGTCAGAAGT CTCTACCAGGCCACGGACGTTGCTGGATCG aGAGGCCGCATGGTAGTTAAGTGGGCTAATGGCGCGAAGGAAGTGATTATGCCTTGGGGACTAAACGGTATCGAA GATACGCCCCGCGACCGCGGCGACGGTGTCAGCGGCCAGAAGGCTCGTCTAGCGCGGCTGTGGGGAGCGGTTGACTCCAAACTTCTGAAACCGCTACTCACGCACGCGCGCCCACCCCTCACTGAGACACTACCAGCGTTCCTGAGGCCCTTAGCAAGAGTGCTCACAACTACACATCAGTATACCCAAGGG GATAACAGTTTGCGCAGGACCGACTCAGATTCAGATCTGTGCATTGACGATCAACATGCAGTTCCTACGAGCATTGACCCGCAG CTATCGATTAACGTTCGGAATGGATATGGGCATGTTTGA
- the LOC113496817 gene encoding sodium/hydrogen exchanger 7 isoform X4 yields MNLFLSSVSFILYLVAVCQASGTDIALDAKATLLHRIDSLNLLIYTCLLTLTVLTIWVFKHRRVSWLHETGLAVIYGLIVGAIIRYAGSTNQVTYINVHPAPETKYNLSVPPDMLRLHFPDKMQVSSGDAPVPNKTYAYSFRGEIVNVEQNEIDLKATFDPEIFFNIILPPIIFHAGYCLKRKYFFRNLGAILTFAMVGTALSALVIGALMYGCVQLMPESLATSFTFLDTLYFGALISPTDPLTVLAIFSQLKVDVNLYAMIFGESVLNDAVALVLSGAIQNYELRYSNDGGFEITAFLGAIGDFIGIFSLSLLVGALIGCLTALMTKFTHVREWPLLESALFVLTSYAAFLIAEVCELTGVVAVLFCGICQAHYTYNNLSSDSRNRTKQLFELLNFLAENFIFTYIGVSMFTFPKHHFDPWFIIAGFVTSTLGRAVNIYPLSFLLNLGRNPPIPMNFQHMLFFSGLRGAMSFALAIRNTVSEARQAMLTTTSLIVIATVVLQGGAATHALAYLRIPTGEGGNDESDALPYRDVRSPADIGFGLRNMDSSQPASCDRATDTPRDRGDGVSGQKARLARLWGAVDSKLLKPLLTHARPPLTETLPAFLRPLARVLTTTHQYTQGDNSLRRTDSDSDLCIDDQHAVPTSIDPQLSINVRNGYGHV; encoded by the exons ATGAATTTGTTTCTGAGTTCcgtgtcatttattttgtatttggtgGCAGTATGTCAAGCTTCAGGAACAGATATTGCGCTGGACGCAAAAGCAACACTTCTACATCGGATAGACAGCTTAAATCTGCTAATTTATACCTGTCTTTTAACTCTGACTGTGTTAACTATATGGGTATTTAAACATCGCCGTGTGAGCTGGCTCCATGAAACAGGACTCGCTGTTATATATg GTTTAATAGTAGGGGCAATAATTCGCTATGCGGGCAGTACAAACCAAGTTACGTACATCAATGTGCATCCAGCACCAGAGACAAAGTACAACCTGTCTGTTCCACCAGACATGTTACGTCTGCACTTCCCGGACAAGATGCAGGTGTCATCTGGAG atGCTCCAGTGCCTAACAAGACTTATGCCTATAGCTTTAGAGGTGAAATAGTGAATGTGGAACAAAATGAGATAGATCTGAAAGCTACATTTGATCCTgagatatttttcaatataattttaccaCCTATTATATTCCATGCTGGATATTGCCTGAAAAGG aaatATTTCTTCCGCAACCTTGGCGCCATATTAACATTTGCGATGGTCGGCACAGCGCTATCTGCGCTGGTGATCGGAGCCCTTATGTACGGCTGTGTGCAACTGATGCCGGAGTCCCTAGCCACAAGTTTCACCTTCCTAGATACCCTGTACTTTGGTGCTCTCATCTCGCCGACCGATCCCCTGACAGTACTCGCCATCTTCTCACAATTAAAG GTGGATGTGAATTTGTATGCAATGATATTCGGCGAAAGTGTCCTCAATGATGCGGTGGCTTTAGTACTTAGCGG AGCCATTCAAAACTACGAGCTGAGATACTCGAATGATGGCGGGTTTGAGATCACCGCGTTCCTCGGAGCGATTGGAGATTTTATTGGGATCTTCAGTTTGTCACTGCTCGTTGGTGCTCTAATTGGATGTTTAACGGCTTTG ATGACGAAGTTCACTCACGTTCGAGAGTGGCCGCTCCTCGAGTCAGCGCTCTTCGTGCTGACTTCGTACGCTGCCTTCCTTATTGCTGAAGTCTGCGAGCTAACAG GTGTGGTAGCGGTATTATTCTGCGGTATATGCCAGGCGCACTACACTTACAACAATCTCTCGTCGGACTCCCGGAACCGCACGAAGCAACTCTTCGAACTGCTCAACTTCCTGGCTGAGAACTTCATCTTTACGTACATCGGCGTGTCAATGTTCACCTTCCCTAAGCATCACTTTGACCCGTGGTTTATCATAGCTGGTTTT GTAACATCAACACTCGGTCGCGCCGTCAACATCTACCCGCTCTCGTTCCTCCTCAACCTAGGACGCAACCCACCGATACCCATGAACTTCCAACACATGCTATTCTTCTCAG GTCTGCGTGGAGCGATGTCATTTGCTCTAGCCATCCGCAACACGGTATCGGAAGCGCGGCAAGCTATGCTGACGACCACATCTCTGATAGTCATAGCGACCGTCGTGCTGCAGGGAGGCGCCGCTACACACGCGCTTGCATATCTACGTATACCTACTGG GGAAGGAGGAAACGATGAGAGCGATGCGCTTCCCTACAGAGATGTCAGAAGT CCCGCTGACATAGGTTTCGGCCTCCGTAACATGGACTCATCGCAACCGGCCAGTTGCGACAGGGCAACA GATACGCCCCGCGACCGCGGCGACGGTGTCAGCGGCCAGAAGGCTCGTCTAGCGCGGCTGTGGGGAGCGGTTGACTCCAAACTTCTGAAACCGCTACTCACGCACGCGCGCCCACCCCTCACTGAGACACTACCAGCGTTCCTGAGGCCCTTAGCAAGAGTGCTCACAACTACACATCAGTATACCCAAGGG GATAACAGTTTGCGCAGGACCGACTCAGATTCAGATCTGTGCATTGACGATCAACATGCAGTTCCTACGAGCATTGACCCGCAG CTATCGATTAACGTTCGGAATGGATATGGGCATGTTTGA